The following proteins come from a genomic window of Salminus brasiliensis chromosome 15, fSalBra1.hap2, whole genome shotgun sequence:
- the fscn1b gene encoding fascin, with amino-acid sequence MATPDAPGEPLVVRFGLINAGNKYLTAETFGFSINASASSMKKKQVWTLEHAGDADSSCVLLRSHLGRYLACDADGVVTVERERPEPDCRFAVIAHDDGRWALRSEAHPRFYLGGAEDRVACVANPAAKWSVHLAVHPQVNVYSAARKRYAGVRAGQLAADRDAPWGVDALLTLVYAERRYHLQTHDGRFLGASGQLLAGPPAAAGTGFTLEFRAGAVAFRDAAGAYLAPSGPAGALKAGKSARAGKDELFVMERSRAQVVLTASNGRNVSMRQGVDLSANQDEESNQEVFQMEMEQETKRCAFRCYSGKYWSLTPSGAIQCTASAKSASCFFDLEWKDSKVTLKASNGKYLTAKKNGQLTASVDSAGEQELFVLKLINRPLIVFLGEHGFIGCRKQGTGTLDCNRSSYDVFQLEYNNNAYSLKDSTGKYWTAEADGTVVSNSATPVYFRFEFCDYNKVAIRTQEGLYLKGDHAGVLKAKAQGIENASLWEY; translated from the exons ATGGCTACTCCGGACGCCCCCGGCGAGCCCCTGGTGGTCCGCTTCGGCCTCATCAACGCCGGGAACAAGTACCTGACCGCGGAGACCTTCGGCTTCAGCATCAACGCGTCCGCCTCCTCCATGAAGAAGAAGCAGGTGTGGACTCTGGAGCACGCGGGCGACGCGGACTCCAGCTGCGTGCTGCTCCGGAGTCACCTGGGCCGCTACCTGGCGTGCGACGCGGACGGCGTGGTGACGGTGGAGCGCGAGCGACCCGAGCCGGACTGCCGCTTCGCGGTGATCGCGCACGACGACGGCCGCTGGGCGCTGCGCTCCGAGGCGCACCCGCGCTTCTACCTGGGCGGCGCCGAGGACCGCGTGGCGTGCGTGGCCAACCCCGCGGCCAAGTGGAGCGTGCACCTGGCCGTGCACCCGCAGGTCAACGTGTACAGCGCCGCGCGCAAACGCTACGCGGGCGTGCGCGCCGGCCAACTGGCCGCGGACCGCGACGCGCCGTGGGGCGTGGACGCGCTGCTCACGCTGGTCTATGCTGAGCGCCGTTACCACCTGCAGACGCACGACGGCCGCTTTCTGGGCGCGAGCGGGCAACTGCTGGCCGGACCGCCCGCCGCCGCCGGCACGGGATTCACGCTCGAGTTCCGCGCGGGTGCCGTGGCCTTCAGGGACGCCGCCGGGGCGTACCTCGCGCCCTCGGGACCCGCAGGGGCGCTCAAGGCGGGCAAGAGTGCGCGCGCCGGCAAGGACGAGCTGTTCGTGATGGAGCGGAGCCGCGCGCAGGTCGTGCTCACCGCCAGCAACGGCAGAAACGTGTCCATGCGCCAAG GGGTAGATCTGTCGGCCAATCAGGACGAAGAGTCGAATCAGGAggtgttccagatggagatggagcAGGAGACAAAGCGCTGCGCTTTTAGGTGCTACAGCGGCAAGTACTGGAGCCTTACCCCCAGCGGAGCCATCCAGTGCACTGCGTCTGCGAA ATCGGCCAGCTGCTTCTTCGACCTGGAGTGGAAAGACTCGAAGGTCACCCTCAAGGCCAGTAACGGCAAGTACCTGACAGCCAAGAAGAATGGTCAGCTGACTGCCTCTGTGGACTCCGCAG GTGAACAGGAGCTTTTCGTCCTGAAGCTCATCAACAGGCCGTTGATCGTGTTCCTTGGGGAGCATGGCTTCATCGGCTGCCGTAAGCAAGGCACTGGAACTCTGGACTGCAACCGCTCCTCCTACGACGTCTTCCAGTTAGAGTATAACAACAATGCCTACAGCCTGAAAG ACTCGACAGGAAAGTACTGGACAGCGGAGGCGGACGGGACCGTGGTGAGCAACAGCGCCACTCCAGTCTACTTCCGCTTCGAGTTCTGTGATTACAACAAGGTGGCCATTAGGACCCAGGAGGGTCTTTATCTGAAGGGAGACCATGCTGGGGTGCTCAAGGCCAAAGCACAGGGCATCGAAAATGCCTCTCTGTGGGAGTATTGA